The DNA segment ACAGGAACCTTGACTGACCCTACGATGGCATGACGGCTTAAATCATTCCGCAGCAAATCAACGATCATCAGGTTCTCACTTTGGTCCTTCTCTGAATCTAAGAGCTTATTCTTAAGTGCCCTGTCCGTGAGTGGGTCCGCAGAACGCGGCAAAGTGCCTTTAATGGGGCGGGTGATTACGTTATTGCCTTCTTGGCTTGACGTCTGCCCTGTAAAGGCTAAAAACAGTTCTGGTGAGCAGCTTAATAATTCATGCGCGCCAACTCGCATATAACCTGCATAAGGGGCTTGCGTGAGTTCAAGTAGATTATCTAAGGCGTCGAGCAGGCTTCCAGAGACTTCTGCTATAAAAGGCTGCGTGAGATTGACTTGGTAACAATCCCCAGCATGCAAATAAGACTGAATCTGATCAAATGCATCGCAGTACTGAGATTTAGACCATATCGCTTGAAACGGTTTAGACACATTGAAGCGTGATGTTGTGACTGAGCCGGTTTGATCAGAGCCACCGTGTTCAGTGTTATTGGGAATGTTTGTTAGCCTGAAATGAATACGTTGATATAACTCAGACAGTGCCTGATCGTCAGGACCATATACTACCCAGTCGTTTTCTACTTTTTTGAGGAAAATATCATAATCACCCATCGCTGCGATGAGTTGTGGTGACGTGATTGAATCTACAGCCCGTGGGTTGTACGGGTTCCCAGCCAAGTCATACCCGATAAAGCCTGCTAGGCCACCTTGAAACGTATTTTGATTAATGACTTCTAGATGTTCGGTACTGAAAGTTTGCTTTTGATCCGAGTGCAGAGCGCGTAATTGTGAAAAAAAGTCAGACGTCGAGGATTCGTGATCTGGATGTAATTCGCCTAAAGAGGTGCGCTTGAACAACGTGGTTTTGGGTGTAGCCGAATTGGCGTGCGCAGTCAGCAGCCATTTTGGGCAAAAAGCGATGATTTCTTGCTCAAATGATAGAGGAATTGAGTCGTCAAATTTGTTCACTGCAAATCGGTGAAAATAGACAAGTCCAGTGGACCAATCAGTCAGCGTTTCGTCAAAAAAAAACGGTTCAGAAAGTAGCTTTAAAATCGCCGAAGTTTTGACTGACGACAGCTGTAGTCTTTGGATTACATGAGATGAAGAAACTGTCATTTTTGTGTCTTTTGGAAAATCGCGAGGCGTAAATTCATAAATTTAATCTATTGAAAAATATAATAAAAAAACCTGAAAACCGTTTATTCTGAAACTTAGCCGCCTGTCGGGAGGATTACAAAAAGCACAAAAAACACTTGCGACAAATACACACTTCATTGTACTTTGATCCCTGTTAGACATGCTATTAAAAACGCAATGCAAGGACGCGAAGTTTAGTTTGATAACTAAAGTTGAGTCTATGCGATACAGGCAAAAGTCAACTATCAATAAATGCTCTGGGAGAGTAAGCAATGAAATTATTTACACAACTCGCACTCGTTACTGCAATCGCTACTAGCGGCAGTGCATTCGCTATGCAAACGATGAATGATTCTGATCTCAGTGCAACCACTGGTCAAGACGGTATCACGATTCTGATTGCTCCGCCAAAACTGACAGGCGCACAGCAAACATCATTGGGCGTGACTCAAACCAATGGTATTTTGATCGGTGCAGCTGTGTTGCATGATAAAGACGGTATTGTTGACGCAACCAACACAGCCGGTACTTCTGGTGGTGCGATCATCATCGGTGATGCAAAACAAGCGAACTCAGCAAACACAGCTGGTACTCAACTGGGCATCTTCGGTAGCACACCAATTAGCGTTGCAATTGATGCTTCTGGCGGCGGCGCAGCTGGTACTGTGTCAGGTAGTTCACCAGTGTTGAACGTTAAACTGGGCTTGCCAGCTGACCTGTTGATCCGTACTGGTGACATTTCTGTAGACGGTTCTAACCGTGGTGCGATTGCTGTTGGTGCTGCAGGCGCTACTGCTGCTAACGCTGCTGTTGGTGGTACTACTGGTAATGCGGTTAAAGTATTGAACAGCATGGATATCGCTTTGGGCGGCGCAACAATGAACATCCAGTTGGGTCACACCCCACAAGGTGCATTCATCAATGCAGCGGGTACCATCACTGGTGGTTTGTCAATCGCGAACCTGTCTGTACATGATGCAACCTACGATGGCGTATCATTGGGTGGTGATTTGGGTGTAAGCCGTTTGACAGTAACTGATACTGGCTCTGCTAACCTGACTCTGAATGCTGGCATCACTGTAACTAAAGATGTAGGCACATTGTGGGGCGGCGCAGCATCAGCAGGTGGTTTGGTAATCACTACTGCGGGTAATGCAAGCGACATCATGCTGCAAAACGTTACTTTGGGTTCAGCGAACTCAACTTTGGGCGACCTGCAGTTGATCAATGTTCAATCTGCTGGTACTCACATTGCGATCCAAGGTCACTAATTTAATTTAGTGCTTTGAAAGCAAGAAAAACTAAGGCGGCTTTATGTCGCCTTAGTTTTTTTATTATATTAATGTTGGGTGCGTAATAAAAAATCAAAAAAGATATTAGATGTTGAATGTCTAAGTTTGAAATAAGTGACTATATTTTGGAATGGTGTTTAAAGAATTGTAAAGAAAGTGTGACGTATGGTGTGGATGTAGATGATTCAGTTGTTAGTATGTTGAATACATTGGTAATAATAAAAGTACCACTTGTCGGGCGGATTACAAAAAGTATAAGAAAAACTTGCGATGATCCCCTGCTTCGTTGTATCTTTGCTAAAGAAAGTTGTGGTATGGAAATATAGTATCAAAGGGGTTGTAAGTAGTCCGATATAATGATGTTGGATTATTGGGGTGGTTTTAAAAAATTATTAATTATTAATGTTCTGGGAGAACATAGATGAAATTATTTACTCAACTCGCACTGGTTACTGCGATTGCATCAACAAGTAGTGCATTTGCGATGCAAAGCATGGATGACGCGGCGCTGAGTAACGCGACTGGTCAAGACGGGATTACTATTCTTATTTCCCTGCCAAGTAATAATCTGAAAATTGACCAAATTGCTGTTTTTGATGGCGATGGTACTACAGGTGCGCTGGAGTCTGGTGCCATTGTATTGGGTAAAAATGCCAATGGTGCAGGGATTGCGGCAGGTACTGCTCCGACTTTAGGTACGGGCTTTAGTATCCAAACCAATAATTCTATTGGTCTGGTGATCGATTCTAGTGGTGGTGGTGCTTCTGGTGCGACTACAGGTGCTGCTCCAATTTTGAATATTGCTGTTAAATTACCTTCACAGTTTGATGTTACGACTGGTGATATTGGTGTAGCGGGTGCTTCAGGTGTCGCTGGTGCTTATAAAGTGGATGCGAACACCACAACTGGTAAGGGTGTTGTGAAGATTCTGAACAGCATGACTATTGGTTTGGGCGGTGCTAGTCTAAATATCCAATTGGGTACACCAACGGCAGCTCAAGGTGCGATGATCGCGGCTAATGCAACAATTACTAACGGTTTGAGCATTGCTAATATCGGTCTAATTGACGGTAGCACAAACTATACTGGTACTTTAGGTGTAGGTAACTTGGTCTTAACAGGTGGTGGTGCTGCAAGTGCAAGCGATCTGAAACTGACAGCGAATATTGATTTTGGTACGGCTGCCAATCTAACTACGCAGTTAATCAAAAATCCAGATGGCAGTGCAGTTACAGCAGGTGGCATGGTCATCGGTCTGGGTAATGCAACAGCGGGATCTGCAAAATACAATGCTTACCTACAAGGTGTAACTTTGGGTGATGCAGCATCAACTTTGGGTGATATGCGTATTACTGGTTTAGATTTGACCGGTGCTAAAGTTGTTATCCAAGGACACTAATTTTAGTCCTTTGACCTAAAGATGTGATTACTAAGGCGGCGATGAGCTGCCTTAGTTCTATCTAGCGTTTGGTAATTTAAATAATAATTTTATGTAAAATTCAAGATGTAAATGGATTTAATTGTGTACTAGGGAGTATGGGTATGAGAGGTCTATGTAGTACTTTTATTGCGCCAAGCCTGTTACTGGGTTCGGTGTTGCTCCCTGTATCTGTATGGTCGATGGATGCATTGACTGATGGCCAGATGGATGCCACAACTGGACAAAGTGGTCTTTCAGTTTTAATTATCCCGAATTCTGTTTCAAATATCCCTACGATTCCAATTGATAGCGTCACGTTAGGGGACTCTAACGGCATTCCTGCGAGTAGTCTGGCGGGCTATGGCAGTGCTGCATCCTTGCGTACCGACTTAACCAAAGTACAGTTTTTTGGTTCAGCAAGCTCAGTTGTGGATGGCGTGGGCAATACAATTAATACTGGCGCTCTGAACACCTATTCCATGGGGTTGACTATGGATGTATCAGGCGGTGGTGCGGCGGGTGCTGGGATCGGCGCGAATCCAACTTTGTCTGCAAATCTCAGTCTGGCTCGGGTCAGGACGATCGGTGTTTTCTTTAATACCAATGCCAATAGCGCAGGTAATTTGCTGGGTCTTGTGCCTAAGGGTGCAAATCTTGCTGGGGCGCTATCTGTTAATGATCCGACGATCACCCCGATTCTGTCCGTAGGCACTTATGCGTATTCGGGTACTGCGGCAACGCCTATTTCTACAGTTTCGGCCTCCCCACAACGGATGAATATCAATTTCGCCAGTGATGTCAGTATTGGTCTGAAGTTGGGTGCATTTGGATCTGGGCCCATGATTGCCTTTAATAATCTAAATATTGCATCCATTGATTTCAATGGTCAGGCATTGAATCTGGAAAGCCCGAATGCAGGCAGCACAAACTGTACGACCAATGTGTGTTCCTCGCGCTTGAGTGTCACGCCGTCTATTACGGGGTTGAACCTAACGGGTGCAACGGTAGATCTGCTCACAACAAGTCAAATGCAAAGCGTATTCTCAACCGCGACTACGGGTGGGCTTTTGCTTCAAGAAAGTGCTCTGAGCGGTGCAGGTATGGTCTTCTCTAGTATTACTGCTGGAACACCCGGCAATGTTTCAACCAATACGTCATTACCTGCGGGTACTGCCTTTGCGGCTGGCATGGGCAATGCGCCTATGGGGTCGTTTGGTGTTGTGGGTATGGGGGCGACCAACCTGAAAATTGGTGTGAGTGGTATGTAACATTACATAAAACTCTTGGCCAGATGCAAAAAAAGAGTGAACTCATAACAGAAAAACGGTATCTTCTTCAATTATACGGACGCGGATTCACATTTCTCGCTGGTGAAGCGCTTATTGTGGGTCTGATTTAATCAGGACGGTTCAGCAGTTACGCTGGCGAATAAAAGAAAATAGTTCATTATGCTGCTACTTCTCACGCTTGGTTCGGCGCTGATGTATAACTTCGCGGCCGACACATTTGACACCGCAGATATCCCTGGCGGTTCTGTTTATTACACCGAATTAACGGATTCGCGCTTAACCAATAATAGCAGCGCGCTCATGCATCAACGTCCTGTGGTTGTGAAGCCACTGTCGTCGACACAGTTTCGCGGTATTGTGAAGCAGGCTTATGACTATAGCTGTGGATCGGCAGCACTCACAACACTGCTTAATGGCTATATGGCGCAAACCAAGAACGAACGCGAAGTCATGGATGGCTTACTGAAGTATGGTGAGTATGATCGTATCATTCAGCGCCGTAGCTTCTCACTGCTGGACATGAAGCGCTATGTGAATGCGATTGGTTTTAACAGTAACGGATTCCGCGGTACGTTCCAGGATCTCGTTAGTCTGGATAAACCGGCCATTGTTCCGATCGCCTATGCGGGTTTTAAGCATTTTGTGGTATATAAAGCATTCAAAGACGGGCACGTCTTTGTGGCTGATCCTGCTCTGGGTAATATCAGTTTTACTGCCGCACATTTTCAGGAAGTGTGGGATAACAGTATTATGTTTATCATTACGCCAGATGTTGGTCAGCCAACGAATAATCTATTGGCGTTACAAGATGGGGATATGCGCGTTATTGATGACGCGTTGATCAATCAGTTTGCATTGGTTGATGTGAAGTATCCTGAATTGGGTCGTGAGCAACAGCGTGATGCTGCCGCAACCATGCAACGCGTGATCGATAGTGATCCTAACTCTCCAACATATAATAAAGCGATTAATACTTCACTCAGGCTTTATTACAGTGGTCGATAGAGAACATTGATCTGATTGTGTCGCATGAAAAATAGGGTATTCAGGGAATTTTGACAAAAGTCGTGATTTTTGTTGATGAATAAATAATTAAGGGTGATGGCTGTTATGGATGAAAATATGCAAAAGAACGTATGGGCTAAGAATGTAAGTCGCACCACGATCGCTGCGAGTGTAATCGCGGTGATGAGTGGTATGGGAGCATATGCTGCAGACGCTGATCCATCCAAAGCCCCTGCTGCACCAGCCAGCGCACCCGCACCGACTGCACCAGCGAATTCTGACGCACCAGCGGCAGCTGCTCCCGCACCAGGTGTACCTACTCCTGATGCAGCCGTACCGACGGCGAGTACAGTAGCTGCGCCAGCCGCAGGCGCCGCAACTCCTGCTCCTGTACAGCAGCCCACACCATCTATGGTTCCGACTGAAGCTTCTGCGAGTACCGCCAGTAGCGCACTCAAACAAAAAGCGACCGATACCACGGTCGAAAAAAACTTAGATCAGACCTTTAAAGCGTCAGAACGTCAATATTCCTTGTCTAAGGAAGGTTCTTATTCCCTGATTTATGACTTTGGCTATAGTTATTATGCCAATACCGCGCTTGATCTGGCTTTGGATTCAAGTAGCTCCACTATTAACCGACTCCGTGTTGAGAACAACGCACAGCATGCGATTACCAATACGTTCACTTTTCAGTATGGTTTACTGAATAACGTGACCTTGACTGCAGGCCTGCCTTTTGTGGCCAAAGTGAATCCGCCCAATGACACCAGTACCGTTGGACTGGGTGATGTGAACGTGGGTGCGCGTTGGCAGCCATTTCCATCAGGTACAACCCCTTTGCCGATTACACTGTTTGGAACAGTGACAGCACCTACCGGGGATAGTCCATACAAGATTAATCCTCAGACCGATTTGTCTACAGGCAGTGGCTATTATTCATTTGGTGGTGGTGTCAGTACCAGTAAATTTATTGATCCGATTGTGTTATTCGGAACCTTATCTGGAAACTATGGGTTAAATGTCAGTGGCTTAAATCAAGCGATTGGTAACCGAATTTTAAAATCCTTTACACCAGGCTATACCACTGGGATTGGTTTTGGTTTTGCGTATTCATTGAACTACGACGTTTCTCTGACCATTTCCTATCAACAAAGTTTCACTTTTGGTAGTGAATACAAGTTTACGAACGGTGATGTATCCAGATCCTCTGTAGCCAGCGCGGCAACGTTAAACTCCTCACTGGGTATTCGTGTGTCACCTAAAACGATCGTAAACGTCTCTTTAGGTTTTGGTTTAACCCCAGATTCACCCAATGTTTTGCTTGGCCTATCGCTCCCACTTGATTTCTTAGGCATTGGTCGTCAAGTGAAGTAAGGAGGCAAGCATGAATCTGCAGTCACTGATAAAGCGTGATCCTGATGGTGTTGGCTCTACGAGAATGGACTCAATTGAGAATAGTCGTTTTGGTCTGAAGAAAAGGACTGAGCAAACAAAAAAAATGAGCTTTAACATGGGTTTTTCTAGCAGTAAAGCAATGAGTCTTAAAGCGGTACCGGCATTGCTGTTGCTAGTCGTCAATCAGTTTGCACATGCTGAGCTTGCTCA comes from the Aquirhabdus parva genome and includes:
- the pabB gene encoding aminodeoxychorismate synthase component I, with the translated sequence MTVSSSHVIQRLQLSSVKTSAILKLLSEPFFFDETLTDWSTGLVYFHRFAVNKFDDSIPLSFEQEIIAFCPKWLLTAHANSATPKTTLFKRTSLGELHPDHESSTSDFFSQLRALHSDQKQTFSTEHLEVINQNTFQGGLAGFIGYDLAGNPYNPRAVDSITSPQLIAAMGDYDIFLKKVENDWVVYGPDDQALSELYQRIHFRLTNIPNNTEHGGSDQTGSVTTSRFNVSKPFQAIWSKSQYCDAFDQIQSYLHAGDCYQVNLTQPFIAEVSGSLLDALDNLLELTQAPYAGYMRVGAHELLSCSPELFLAFTGQTSSQEGNNVITRPIKGTLPRSADPLTDRALKNKLLDSEKDQSENLMIVDLLRNDLSRHAIVGSVKVPVLFEIESFAQVHHLVSEVRAQLEPGISPLDVLIDALPGGSITGAPKKRAMEIIAELEARPRGAYCGSFGYLNHDGSGQFNILIRTLQKNHDELVAWAGGGITVASQMDAEYQECLDKIGAILSCINQYHRH
- the filA gene encoding putative pilus system protein FilA — protein: MKLFTQLALVTAIATSGSAFAMQTMNDSDLSATTGQDGITILIAPPKLTGAQQTSLGVTQTNGILIGAAVLHDKDGIVDATNTAGTSGGAIIIGDAKQANSANTAGTQLGIFGSTPISVAIDASGGGAAGTVSGSSPVLNVKLGLPADLLIRTGDISVDGSNRGAIAVGAAGATAANAAVGGTTGNAVKVLNSMDIALGGATMNIQLGHTPQGAFINAAGTITGGLSIANLSVHDATYDGVSLGGDLGVSRLTVTDTGSANLTLNAGITVTKDVGTLWGGAASAGGLVITTAGNASDIMLQNVTLGSANSTLGDLQLINVQSAGTHIAIQGH
- the filA gene encoding putative pilus system protein FilA; translated protein: MKLFTQLALVTAIASTSSAFAMQSMDDAALSNATGQDGITILISLPSNNLKIDQIAVFDGDGTTGALESGAIVLGKNANGAGIAAGTAPTLGTGFSIQTNNSIGLVIDSSGGGASGATTGAAPILNIAVKLPSQFDVTTGDIGVAGASGVAGAYKVDANTTTGKGVVKILNSMTIGLGGASLNIQLGTPTAAQGAMIAANATITNGLSIANIGLIDGSTNYTGTLGVGNLVLTGGGAASASDLKLTANIDFGTAANLTTQLIKNPDGSAVTAGGMVIGLGNATAGSAKYNAYLQGVTLGDAASTLGDMRITGLDLTGAKVVIQGH
- the filB gene encoding putative pilus system C39 family peptidase FilB, which translates into the protein MLLLTLGSALMYNFAADTFDTADIPGGSVYYTELTDSRLTNNSSALMHQRPVVVKPLSSTQFRGIVKQAYDYSCGSAALTTLLNGYMAQTKNEREVMDGLLKYGEYDRIIQRRSFSLLDMKRYVNAIGFNSNGFRGTFQDLVSLDKPAIVPIAYAGFKHFVVYKAFKDGHVFVADPALGNISFTAAHFQEVWDNSIMFIITPDVGQPTNNLLALQDGDMRVIDDALINQFALVDVKYPELGREQQRDAAATMQRVIDSDPNSPTYNKAINTSLRLYYSGR
- a CDS encoding transporter, whose amino-acid sequence is MQKNVWAKNVSRTTIAASVIAVMSGMGAYAADADPSKAPAAPASAPAPTAPANSDAPAAAAPAPGVPTPDAAVPTASTVAAPAAGAATPAPVQQPTPSMVPTEASASTASSALKQKATDTTVEKNLDQTFKASERQYSLSKEGSYSLIYDFGYSYYANTALDLALDSSSSTINRLRVENNAQHAITNTFTFQYGLLNNVTLTAGLPFVAKVNPPNDTSTVGLGDVNVGARWQPFPSGTTPLPITLFGTVTAPTGDSPYKINPQTDLSTGSGYYSFGGGVSTSKFIDPIVLFGTLSGNYGLNVSGLNQAIGNRILKSFTPGYTTGIGFGFAYSLNYDVSLTISYQQSFTFGSEYKFTNGDVSRSSVASAATLNSSLGIRVSPKTIVNVSLGFGLTPDSPNVLLGLSLPLDFLGIGRQVK